One Calditrichota bacterium genomic window, CTTCTGCAGGATAAAAACAATCTACGGGGCACACTTCTACACAGGCAGTATCACAAACGCCAACGCAGGGTTCTGTTACAATATAAGTCATTTCTGGTAACTCCTTTTTTATAATAATTTCTATCTTCGATCAGATTTATAAAGTTTTTAGCGGAACAAAAACAAAATTTAAGTAATTAATGATTTATTTCAAGTTAAAGAAACAGAAAATGTTGCTGCTATCATTTCGTTTTTTAGCTAATGCGCGATACATTATAATAAATAATAAAGATCGGTATAGATTGATTGATAAAATCTTTTTAGTTTAAATTGTTCACGTTGAAAATTAAACAAATAGTTTAAACCGCTACCCAATTCTTAAATATGAAACTTATATGAATCAATTTTACAAAACTCTTTTTTCTACCTTAATTATTTCACTTTTTTTTAATTATTATGTTTTTGCGCAAAATAATTCAATTGGGCAGGATTCAACCAAAACAGATAGCATTCTTGTTTCCGCTGATAGTAGCTCTGTTTCCAAGGAAGATAGTTCAAAAACAGATGATTCATATTTTAAGCATAAAGATTTGATAAATACCAACTTTGGTGGTTTTTCCAATGTAATGCGTACAAATGAATCAATCCAGGTATTTGATTTTATGGAGCCGGGACAACCGCGATTTGTTGCACCAATTAACATGTTTCCACACCAGGCTGCGAATATTGTAGATGGGTTTTCCAGAAATGAATATACAAACGGAATGTTTAATACGCGTTACATTTCACTGGATCAGGTGGAATCTATTCGACACCGGACGAACCAGGCATTTCCACAACCCCAATCATTTAATGCAAAATTAAGACGGGTGCAGGAAGAGGACGCTTTTACACGATTGAAATTTTATGAAGGTGATTTTAATTACACAGACCTTGATATTCTTTTTGCCCGCAACTACACGGATAATTTGCGTATTGGATTGGCCGGGTTTAATAAAGGATATGGTGGCTCATCGGCTTTAAATAATTCACACACCGGTGTGGCTTATGACACTTATGCAATTTATCAGATTGATAAATCAACCAGATCTGAATTTACCTGGCGTTTAAACCGAGAGCGCTCAGGAGTCCATAAAAGAGGTTTTGCATCCAATTTTAGTTATGCTGGTTTTGGAAACACTTTTGGAATGCGATTCATTTTTGATGCAGATTCTTTGTCTGGAGATAAAGCCACCATTGGTGTTCTGGCAAATAGTTCCCGTCATGGCAACCGCTCAAAAGCAGATTCGTTTGAAGTAAAACAGCATTCTGATGACTACACTGTTTATCTTGCTAAAGATTTTAGCACAGCCGGCAACAAATTCTCAACCAGGTTCGCTGTTGAAAATCATCGTATTTGGGGAAATGCTTTTGATAATGGTTTTAGTGAAACACGCTTTTCATTAAACCTTTCTGATAAGTTTATTATTAGTGAAAAAAGCTGGCTTGAAGCAGCCGTTGAACTTGAACAACTTAATGATTTTGATCCGAATCTTAACTTATCTTTTTCTTCAACTGTTTTTTATTCAAGTTTTTTTAGCAGGTTATCAGCTGTATATTCAAATCGTTACCCCACGCCGGTCGAGAGGAGATTTTCGTATGAATCATTTGAGGGCAACGATAATCTTAAAACAGAAACATTTGCTGATATCTCTTTTATACAAGGTTGGAAACCGGTATCTTTCTTGTCTTTTAAATCTGCGATGGGTGCATCAGTAATTGGAAATGAAGTTTTGTTTACAGGCACGACCTTTCAAAACAAAAAAGACCGCTCGTGGGGTTATTTAACAGCAAAGGGTGGAATAAATTTCTGGAGACTATATCTGTCTGCAGGTGGACATATTCTCGCAGCAGATCAAACCTTTTCAGCAAAACAAATGTTTTGGGGACAGTTATCCTATCATGATTACTGGTTCAATACCGTTATGATTGACGCAACTGCAAATCTAAACTGGTATTCACAACATGATGCGGTGTACTATAATCCCATATTAAATCGCTTTTACGGTGGTGCTGGTGAAAATCCATCCTACTCAACTATGGCTTTTAAAATTGTAGGAACGGTTAGTGATGCTGAAATATTTTTAGAAATGGATAATTTTTTAAACACAGAAGTCCAGTTTATCGAAGGCTATAAAAACGATCTGTGGAAAGTTCGTTTTGGTGTCAACTGGGTTTTATGGGAGTAAGGATTTGAAGCGACCTGTTTGTCATGCTGTAGAATGAAGTATCCCTTGGTTTAGTAAAAGATGACTTTTAAGTTGGGCACCAAATAGGACTACAGAATATTCAAATTTTTGATAAGGACAAGATGAAAATACTTCTAGTAATTATCTTCATTTTTAGTTTTGGTCAATTTTTGCTGGCAGATGAATCTGACTATGCTGGTCTCAACAAGAAAATATTTTCAGTGGATCTTTTTACAGATTCTTTGCAAAAAAAAGATGTTTGGGCAAAACATTATGGCAAGAAAAATCCAGTCTTTGCATCTTTTTTAAGCAGTTTTATTCCTGGTGGTGGTCAAGTATATAATGGTCAATATTTAAAAAGTGGGCTCTTTATTGGAGGAGAAATTTTATTATTAAGTGCGACCATCTCGACAGCAAATAAAACTAATAAAAATGAATTGATTAATTCAAAAGAACTGAGTGTCGGTTTTTTACTTGGCTTATGGTTTTCGTTTCGTACGTGGAGTGTGATCGATGCTTTCGTATCTGCAAAAGATATTAATGATCAATTGGAAAAAGATAAACTAAACGGATTTTCTTATATATTTTATCCCAAAGAAGAATCAATTAATCTTAGGATTTCGTTAAATTTTTGATAAATATTTATTTTTCAATAAAAACTATTTTTCTTTTTAAACATCTTAGGAGCGTATCATGAGAAAACTATTTGTTCTAGTTCTGTTTTTTAAACTTATTTTAATTTCAAATCTTTTAGCCCAGTATGATGTAGAAGGTAATGGAAAAGATTACGGGATAGCAATAAATCCAGTTGGGGCTTTATTTAGTTGGTATTCGCTGGAATACAATATTTGGAAAGCAGATAGAACAGGAGAAATAAATATTCCTTTTCAATTATTACATAACCCATTTGATACTGAAAATGATGATCATGATTTAACAATATTTTCAATCGGTGCCCAGTATCGAAAATTTTTCAGTTCTGAGCAACAAGGATTTTTTGTCCAGGCAGGGTTTATTCATTATAATTTTTCTGTTGATGGCAAAGGAGAATATAGAGGAGAATCTGCTGGCGGCAGTGTGAATTCTGTATTGTTTGGATTTGGGTATAGGATGATTTCTAAAACTAATGGACTGTTTTGGTCTGCGGCTTTAAGTGCAGGAAAAGGTTGGGGAAGTGTAGATAGCCCAAATGGGGAAGATGTTTCAAATTCGGGATTTACATATGATATTGATTTGTTAAAGATTGGCTACGCCTGGTAATAATTATTAATAAATGATTAAGGAATATAAAATGGTAAAAGACAGAATTTCAGCACTGCGCGATTTGATGAAACGTGAAAACATCAAGGCATATATAATCCCAAGTATTGATGCACATCAAAGCGAGTATGTCCCGGATTTGTGGCAGCGCCGTCCATGGATAAGTGGCTTCACCGGATCAGCAGGAGATGTTGCAATTACATTGGATAAAGGCGGATTATGGACCGATGGTCGCTATTATGCCCAAGCCACAGAACAGTTGGCAGGATCAGGAATTGATCTGTTTAAAGCGAGTGAAAAAGACACACCAACAATACCCGCTTTTCTTGGAACTGAATTAAACGCTGGCGATAAAGTGGGCATAGATCCTAAAACTTTTTCATTCGATCAAATGCAATCATTAAAAAAAGATATTGATCAAGCCGGGATGGATATTGATTTTACTGAAAATAATTTTGTTGATCGGGTTTGGGAAAATCAGCCAGGGCTTCCGGACAGACCGATAAAGGTCCATACTCTTAAATTTGCTGGCGAATCTGTTGAGAGTAAGCTTGGCCGAATTAGAAATGAAATGAAAAAGAATGGCAGCAAAGCGCATGTAATTACAATGCTGGATGCCATCGCCTGGACATTTAATCTGCGTGGCAAGGATGTAGATTTTAATCCCGTTTTTATTGCTTATGCAATTATCACAGAGGATAGTGCAAAGTTATTTACAAAACTATCCCGTGTTCCGGATGAGGTGCATCAGTTTATTGGAAGTCAGGTAGAAATATTGGACTATCCTGAATTTGACAATCACCTTCTTCAATTGGCAGAAAGTGCTGAAAAAGTATGGATTGACGGGGCAACCACAAATTATTGGATTGTATCAACCCTGGCAAAGAAATGTGCGCTTGTTAATTCGATGAGCCCGGTTATAAAATTTAAGGCAATTAAAAATGATGCGGAGCTTGATGGCTATCGTGCCTGCCATGTTCGTGATGGTGTGGCCATGGTTAATTTTCTGCATTGGCTGGAGGGGGCAGTTCCTACCGGTGGAGTTACTGAAATGTCTGCTGCCAAAAAATTGGAAGGGTTCCGCAAAGAACAGGATATGTTCCAGGGCCCAAGTTTTGGTACAATTTCCAGTTACAAAATCCACGGGGCAATTATTCATTATTCTGTTACAGAAGAGAGCGATATTCCACTAAATCCAACAGGAGTCTATCTGATCGATTCCGGTGGTCAATACCTGGATGGAACAACTGATATTACCCGTACGGTGACGTTGGGTGATGTGACTGAATCTGAAAAAGAAAATTTTACACGCGTTTTAATGGGACACATCAATCTAAACCTGACTGCATTTCCAAAAGGTACCACAGGCCCGGCGCTTGATACGATAACACGTCTTGCTTTGTGGGAAGCCGGTTTGAACTTTAATCATGGAACAGGCCATGGTGTTGGCTCCTATCTTGGTGTTCATGAAGGTCCGCAATCAATTAATCCGACCCGCGGTTTTACTGTGCCGCTGGAAATTGGCATGATTTGTTCAAATGAACCGGGTTATTATAAGGCTGGTGAGTATGGAATGCGGATTGAAAACCTGATCAATGTTATCCGTGATGATGAAAAATCTAATTCTGATTTTGAATTTTACACTTTTGACAATGCCACATTATGTCCGATTGATACACGGCTTGTAGAAAAATCATTGATGACAGAAAAACAGATAAACTGGCTAAACCAATATCATGCGGAAGTATGGCAAAAGCTATCGCCATTTGTGGAAGGTGATGTAAAGAGCTGGCTTCAAAAAGCGACTGAAGAAATATAGCAAAATCACAAAGCTAAGCTAAATAGGTAAAAGGCGTAATTTGCATACTTTATGTATTTTACACAAAAAAGGGAAATGAGCTATGCTAAATGATAATACAATTTCTGCACCAAAGCTAGTTAGGAATCTCGCTGCTGCTATTAACCATGTAAGAAATACAGGGAAGAGTTTAGCGATTGTAAAAGGGAACCAGTCTATCGCAGTTCTCGCACCACCGCCTATGAAAGGGTTATCGATAGATCAATTGATAAAAGTGCTCGAAAATTTACCGTCTATTGAGGACAAAGACCAGCGATTTTCTAAAGACCTGGAAACAATACGCCAGTCATCAAAATTACCGGGCAATCCATGGGAATAATTATAGATACAAATATTTTTTTCGATGCAGAAAATAGCCGCTTTGATCTAAAAAATTTAGAGAAGTTCTCCAATTTGGGGGAATCCTATATTTCCGTTATTACCGTTTCTGAACTATTTAGTGGTGTTCATTTAGCCAAAAGCGCTGATCAAAGAATTAGACGTACCGTTTTTGTGGAAAATGTTGTGGCTAACATGCCAATACTTGATATAGATTTTAATATCGCAAAAGTTTATTCTGAGTTATTTGCCCATGCAATTAGTTCCGGAAAAAGAACAGGCACAAATGTACATGATTTGCAAATTGCAGCTACAGCTATTTCTGGAAATCATGTCGTTTTAACAAGAAATATTAAAAATTTTGAATCTATCCCAGGAGTCAGATCGGAGTCACCCTATTAAATTTTTATCATAAAACCTTAGGAGGTATTCTATGAAGAAATTATTATTTGTGTTTTTATTAGCACCATTTTTTTTACTGGCGCAGGAAAAATCTACGGCCGAAGTAACCGAAGTCTCAATTTGTACAGCTGTTGAAGACCGCGTGCCTGTTGGCGTTGACACATCCTTTACCAGTGATGTGGAACGTGTTTATTGTTATACCAAAATTACCGGGGCAGCTGCCGATAGTTCGGTAACACATGTCTGGTATCATGGCGATAAAGAAATGGCCCGCCAAAAATTAAGTGTAAAGGCAAATGCCTGGCGCACCTGGAGTTCTAAACGAATTGTCGATTCCTGGACGGGTGCATGGCGTGTGGATATTTTATCTGCAAGCGGTACAGTTTTAAAAAGTAAGGCTTTTACTGTAAAATAACCGGATATACAAATTTATAGTTCAGCTAAGCCCAAAGTAATAAGCACAAAATAATTATTTATTATAATGCCATCATTTAACAATGATGGCATTTTTTTTAGGGTACTTGCCACTTTAACTTGTTATATTTAACCATGCAGGTAAATTTTAAATGTCATTTTTTGGAGCTTAATTTTGGACAAAAAAAATAAAAATACTTCAAAACTTAAAACAGAGTTACCTGGAATAAGCATGGAGTTTTCTGCGAAAACCAGAAAAGGATTTATTAAGAAATTACAATCTGAACAATTTGATATTTTGATAATTGGTGGCGGGATTACAGGTGCCGGAATCGCCAGAGATGCGGCATTGCGTGGGTATAGAACTGCACTGATTGAGAAAGATGATTTTGCAGCCGGGACAAGCAGCAAATCTTCAAAACTTATTCATGGCGGGATTCGCTATCTGCAACATATGGAGTTTGGCCTGGTGCACGAAGCACTGTTGGAACGTAAAACCCTGATGGATATTGCACCTCATCTTGTTCATCCCATAGAAGTTCTTTTCCCTGTTTACAAAGGAAGTTCGGTTCCGGCATGGATGGTAAAGATTGGCATGTTGCTATATGATGGTCTTTCATTTTCAAAAAGAATTGGATTGCACCGATTAATCCCGATTGGGAAAAATGATAAGCCTGAGCGCCTTCTTCTTAAAAAAGGATTGGAAAAACTTTTTATGTATTATGACAGCCGGGCAGATGATACGCGCCTGGTGATGGCCAATATTCAGTCGGCAGCTCTGAACAGCGCAATCACCGCAAATTATATCAAAGCTGTAGATGTGATACAGGAAGATGGTCAGGTAAAAGGGCTAAAAGTTCAAGATCAACTTTCCGGCAAGAAGTTTGAGGTAAATGCCCACCTTGTTTGTAATGCCACTGGCCCATGGAATGACTTTGTGAGAGGGGAGCTTTTTAATGATAATAAGCAACGGTTACGCCCCACAAAGGGTATTCATTTTGTTGTCCGCCGTAAAGATTTGGATATAAAACGTACGATGATTCTTTCAACCATCCAGGATGAGCGACCTGTTTTTGTAATACCCTGGCGTGAATTTGTTATACTTGGAACGACTGATACCTATTTTGAAGGCGATCCGGACTGGGTGGATATTTCTGTAGATGATGTGGATTATTTACTCGAATCATATAATCATTATTTCCCAAAAGCCAATCTTACAAAAGATAAAGTTCTTTCAGTTTACAGCGGTTTGCGGCCATTAACTCTTGAAGAAGGTAAATCTGCCGGAGAAGTTACCAGGGAATATCAAATATTTGAAGGCCCTCAAAATTTTTTCAATATTCTCGGCGGGAAACTGACAACATACCGCACAATGGCAGAGGAAATGGTTAATCGGTTGGGCAATGCTTTAAGTGATCACCTGGGGATTTTGGCACGGAATTCCAAATGCACAACAGACAAACTGCCTTTGAATGGCGGCGATATTAAAAATTATGAACAATTTGAATCAGAATGGACCGAGAAGTTAATCCGCAATGGTTTTGAAAAAGATACTGCTAAAAACTTAATTGAATCTTATGGCGAAAATCTGTCTGAAGCTCTTACAATAATTAGCAGTCGGAAAAATGGCACGGATAAAATTATTAATAACCTGCCGTATTTGTGGGGCGAGATTGATTATTGCTGCCACTATGAAATGACCCTTGCGCTGGATGATTTTTTGATGCGCCGAACGCACTTGTTTTCTCTCGATCCTAACCAGGCACAGGATGTTCATTTAGCCGTGGCCGATAGAATGGCGGAGATTTTGGATTGGTCCGGCAAAGAAAAGAAAAGGCAAATTGAAAATTACAAAAAGAAAGTTGAAATGGTCCAAAGTTTTAGGGTAGGAGCTGTCTCCTGATAGCGAAGGAGGAAGTAATAAACGAGAAGATAGAAGAAGATAAACCAGATGAATATTTACTTATTTGGTGGATTATATTGAGATTAATATTTGGTTTTTGAAATGATGGGATTTAAGAAGTAGTTGTTTTCTCATTATGAATTTTAATTTTTTATCCATATCTTAACATAAACTAAAATTAAAGTATAAATATGTCATTAATTGACGACCTGAAGAAACCTAAAAATAGCCTAACTGAATTCAATTTGATCACTTCTCGTGCTTTAAATCATTTATCAGAAATGACATCCACAAAATGCGATTTTTCTGGATACAAATTGATTTCCTCAATATCATCAGGCACTGAGAAAAAAACACGCCCTATAAACAACGATCTGTTCATATATGATGTTGCACTCTTTGAACAAAAATTTAATGATTTTATTGGAATATTAAATCAGTTAAAAAAGGGGGAAAGAAATTTTCAGAGTGATTCTTATTCTCTAACTGATAGTGTAATTTACACAATTCAACAATCTATTGGTATTGGGTTTGACTTATTGGGTGAACCTAATAGTTCTAGGAAACACGTTGGAAATAGATTTGAAGAACTAATAAGATTAATACTTACAGAGATAGGCATTACAAATAAGAAATTGGTTTTAAATATTCCTTACAAGTCGGGTAAGACCATAAAGAATTATCAATGTGAGATTGATGTTGTCATTTCAAAATCAAAAGAAATCAAATCAAATAACCAGACTATACATCCAGAAGAGATAATTTTTTCTTTGAAGACAACAACTAAAGATCGCATGGGAAAAATTTTTATCGATAAACTTTTAATTGAAAAGTTTACTAAGAGTAAAGTTCGGGTTGCAGGTATTTCTCTTAATGATGTTCAGCGAAAAACATATAAGGATGAAAAAACGAAAAAGGTAATAGAAAAAATATCTTATACTTTCGTTTCAAATCTATTCATGGTATATACAAATTTTTTAACTGAACTTGAAGGATATTATTTTTTAGATATTCCAAAACCGGCAAAAAATGAACCCTTAACAAACCATATTTTTAAATTCTCCAAATTCATATTTAATGATGTTTGGAAAATGTTAGCTTAATTTTCGTAGTTTTTTTCTACGTTCAATATTTTCATATTCATCTTTGACTAAAGAAATTCTATTAATGTGTTCATTATCATTAAGTCTATCCATTGTAATTTCACAATATTTTTTATCCAATTCTGTACCTAACCAATTTCGTTGAAATGCCTCTGCGACTGCATACGTTGTTCCAGATCCTCCAAAAGGATCAATAATTATACTATCGGGATTTGAAGATGATAATACACACTTTCTTATCAACTCAATTGGCTTTTGTGTTGGATGTTCTGTTTTTTCCCAAGCGCTATTGGATATTGTTGGTATTTCAAATACATCTTTGGGCTTTGCACCCTTTGGATTTGGTTCCCAGATGTATTTTTTGCCGTTTCCATTATTATATTGCGATGTCTCAGCTTGCTTCCTTTTAGGGTATTTTAGCGTATGTTGATTATAAGGTATTCTAACTTCATCTATGTTAAATATAAAGTTTTTACTTTTCCTGAAGTGCAAAATACTTTCATGAGATCTGCCCCAATCGGTTCCAAGATTTGCTTTATTTCTGTAATACCAAATTAGCCATTTACTCCCTTTGAATAGGTGATTTGCACTCCATTTTAAATCAGCAAGTATTTCCGAGAAACCAAATATGTAGATTGTACCATTTTTCTTTAGGACTCTATGTGCTTCCTTTATCCATATCATACTCCAATCAACATATTCTTTTTGTGATTGGAATGTATCCCATTCAGCTTTTTTAATATTATAAGGTGGATCTGCAATTATTAAATCTATTGTTTCATCTTTTAATGTTTTAAAGAAACTTACAACATCTAAATTGTAAAGTTTTCCAAATGATGTTTCAAAAAATGGGTTGATATTGTCTTTGACATTAATTGGCTCTGCTTCATATTGAATTGCAATATCTTTTACAAATGAATTGAGTTGTTCATCTTTATATACACGATAATTATTAATTGGATGCCTTATAGAATTAAATTTTCCAGTTTTGTCCCATCGTCTAAGCGTTTCTTTGCTTACACCCAATTTTTTTGCAGCTTCTTTAATTGTAATATAGTTTTCCATATGAGTTCTCACCTAAGTATTCAACATTACGCAACATTACACAACATTGGTCACAAGTTTATATTAGAAAAATAATCAATGCAAGTGAAAATAAAATTTTTATACTGAAGTCATTATATTCAGGCATAGTAAAGTACGTGTATCTGGGATTGAACTGGCAAAGAGCATCGGTATTTAAAACAAGTAATTGGCCACAAGGTTTAATCCCATGATAGCGGTCGTAATTTGCTACAATTATCAAAGTAAACCCAACTTTCACTAACTTATTAAACAAACTACTTGACCTCTTTCAAATCCCTCATCTCAATTATTTCCAAAAAACTATCAAAAATAGCTTCCAAAGCCGATTATGATTTAGTATATTAGTGACGCAAAAGAGTTGATAAATAAATCATAAAATGCAAGAACCAATAATCAAATAAATAACAATAATCAAAACATAATCCGACTATTAATAAAGGTTGTATAAAATTTGAAATCTTGTATTTAGTGCTTATTTGTTATTTGGGTTTTATGATTTGTTTTTTCTAATCTTCAGTTTGTTTAATTGTACAAAACGTGGAGTTTAAAATATGATTGTTCCAAAGAAAATTGAAAGTGTGGTTATTTTTGGTGGTGGTGGACTTGTTGGTTACCAGATTTGCCGTTTGATGGCCCGCGAAGTAAAGCCCGAAAAAATTGTTGTTTGTACCTTGTTGGAAAAAGAAGCGATCGAAACGGTTACTTTATTAAAAGAAGAGTTTAATGGCAGTGGAACCCAGTTTATTGCAGAATTTGGCAATATCTTTGTTCGCGAAGAATATGCCCGGCTTTCCCGGGGAGAAATCCAGGGTGATAAAGAAATACTGAGCACGATCTATGAAGACGTTTTTGGCGATCTCAACGATGAACCACAAAACATTGCCAGCAGTGGTTTAATGCCAAAAATTATTATGAAATATAAGCCGGATGCTGTTGTCGATTGTGTCAATACGGCGACAGCAATCAGTTACCAGGATGTAAAAAGCAGTTCTAATGTTGTAAAGGAATACCGCGATGCCGTTGGTGATTCCATCGATATTGATATTAAAGACATAATTGCCAAAGCAAAATCCGGTGATAAATCCAGCATAGATCGTTTGTGCGATTTTACTTCAAATTTCGTAGAACATAGTATCGATCCCGTAGAAAGTTTCCCGCATTTAACTAATTTAAAAATGGTAGATTTGTTGCTGATATCTCAGTCCATTCCACAATTAGTGCGCCATGTTACACTTTTGTATAAAGCATTAAATGCTGCTAAAACACATATCTATATAAAAGTAGGCACAACCGGAACCGGCGGCATGGGTGTAAATATTCCGTTCACACATGGTGAGGATAAACCCAGTTTTAAATTGATGGCAAAAACAAGTGTTGGCTTCGCGCATACTGGATTGTTATTCTTGTTGGCACGTTCTCCTGGTCCGATTATCAAAGAGATTAAACCGGGCGCAATGATTGGCCACAGACGTGTTATTTATAAAGAAATAAAGAAATTTGGTGAGCCTGTTATGCTGCGTGAAAGCCGAAAAGAAATTTTAGCAGATTCACTTGCTGTGCGTCATGAAAAATCTGAATACAAAGAAAAGGGCAACCTTTCGCTGGTTGGAATTGATACCGGTGAAAATGGCTTTTTCTCTCGTGGGGAGTATGAAACCATCACTTATATGGATTCGATGGAGTTTGTTACACCGGAGGAAATCGCTCGCAATGTACTGCATGAGATTGCCGGGGCAAATACAGGTAAAGATATTATCGCGGCAATTGATGGTGCTGTTATGGATCCAAGTTACCGTGCCGGATTAATCCGCCAGGCAGCAGTGGATGAGATGCGTGAGGAAGAGCGTAAACGCGCTGTTCCCAGTATTGCCATTGGAGAACTTGGCCCGCCTCAACTTTCTAAGCTGCTTTATGAAACTCATCTTTTACGGAAAGTTTTCCCAAAGTTGGAAGACTGGGCTTCTGATGAGATTTCAGCTGAAGAAATGTCTGAATCCGTTTTAAAATATGTAGAGAATTCAGACACTCGTGAGATTATTACATCCCTTGGTTTGGCGATTTTATTGCCGGATGGCCAGTCTATTTTTCGTGGGCCGACAATGTATATCCCTGAATCTAAAGTTCACATCGATGTACCAATCCAAAATGGTGATATTGATTCATGGGCAAATCATGGCTGGATTGATTTGCGGGTTTCTAATTTTATTCTCTGGAAAGAGCGTGCAAGAAAAATGCTCGCTTCGCGGGAACATAAATTCACTGAAGGCTCTGCTTCTGTCGGGCCCGATATGTATAATTCCCGTTTGATAAAAACTGGCGAAGTGGTTGGCTGGATTTTGAGCACAGAGTTTGACGGATCCAGAAGAAAATAGAAAAAGATGGAGTAATGGAATATTGGAATGCTGGTGTATTGGAAAACACAATTTCCGATAATTCACCAATTTCATCAATTCATTTTGGGCAAGGTGAAATGAAATGCCAATTTGAAAATGATTATAAAGAACTGTATTAACTTGAAGAGGACATTGTGAAGAAAAGTAAATTATTATTGGGTGATGAAGCTTTGGCTTTAGCCGCTTGCGATGCCGGTGTTAAAGCATTTTACGGTTACCCCGGAACACCCTCAACAGAAATTTTTGAAGCTGGTGAAAAGTATATCGAAAAAACAAATGATGGGCGCGTGGCAGAATGGGCAGCAAATGAAAAAGTGGCTTACGAGTTTGCCCTGGGCACAAGCTATGCAGGTTTCCGTACAGTTGTAACAATGAAACATGTAGGTTTGAATGTGGCTTTTGATGCCTTTGTAAATTCAGCAATTACAGGAGTGCAAGGAGGCTTGGTTGTTGCAGTTGCCGATGACCCAAGTATGCACAGCAGCCAGAATGAACAAGATACCCGGGTTTTGGCTGATTTTGCCCATATCCCTTTGCTGGAACCTGCAACACCACAGGAAGTGTACGATTTTACCATCCAGGCTTTTGAACTTTCCGAAAGATTAAAACTACCTGTGGTTCTTAGATTGGTTACCCGGTTGGCCCATTCGCGTGGTGAAGTTTATACAGCGGAAAAAAGGCTGGCACCTACCAGTGTTGGAATCCCATCAGAAGAAGAAAAAAACAACTGGGTGCTAATTCCTGCAATAGCCAGAGGCCGGTATAGAG contains:
- a CDS encoding DUF3575 domain-containing protein; translation: MRKLFVLVLFFKLILISNLLAQYDVEGNGKDYGIAINPVGALFSWYSLEYNIWKADRTGEINIPFQLLHNPFDTENDDHDLTIFSIGAQYRKFFSSEQQGFFVQAGFIHYNFSVDGKGEYRGESAGGSVNSVLFGFGYRMISKTNGLFWSAALSAGKGWGSVDSPNGEDVSNSGFTYDIDLLKIGYAW
- a CDS encoding aminopeptidase P family protein, whose translation is MVKDRISALRDLMKRENIKAYIIPSIDAHQSEYVPDLWQRRPWISGFTGSAGDVAITLDKGGLWTDGRYYAQATEQLAGSGIDLFKASEKDTPTIPAFLGTELNAGDKVGIDPKTFSFDQMQSLKKDIDQAGMDIDFTENNFVDRVWENQPGLPDRPIKVHTLKFAGESVESKLGRIRNEMKKNGSKAHVITMLDAIAWTFNLRGKDVDFNPVFIAYAIITEDSAKLFTKLSRVPDEVHQFIGSQVEILDYPEFDNHLLQLAESAEKVWIDGATTNYWIVSTLAKKCALVNSMSPVIKFKAIKNDAELDGYRACHVRDGVAMVNFLHWLEGAVPTGGVTEMSAAKKLEGFRKEQDMFQGPSFGTISSYKIHGAIIHYSVTEESDIPLNPTGVYLIDSGGQYLDGTTDITRTVTLGDVTESEKENFTRVLMGHINLNLTAFPKGTTGPALDTITRLALWEAGLNFNHGTGHGVGSYLGVHEGPQSINPTRGFTVPLEIGMICSNEPGYYKAGEYGMRIENLINVIRDDEKSNSDFEFYTFDNATLCPIDTRLVEKSLMTEKQINWLNQYHAEVWQKLSPFVEGDVKSWLQKATEEI
- a CDS encoding PIN domain-containing protein, yielding MGIIIDTNIFFDAENSRFDLKNLEKFSNLGESYISVITVSELFSGVHLAKSADQRIRRTVFVENVVANMPILDIDFNIAKVYSELFAHAISSGKRTGTNVHDLQIAATAISGNHVVLTRNIKNFESIPGVRSESPY
- a CDS encoding DUF2914 domain-containing protein gives rise to the protein MKKLLFVFLLAPFFLLAQEKSTAEVTEVSICTAVEDRVPVGVDTSFTSDVERVYCYTKITGAAADSSVTHVWYHGDKEMARQKLSVKANAWRTWSSKRIVDSWTGAWRVDILSASGTVLKSKAFTVK
- the glpD gene encoding glycerol-3-phosphate dehydrogenase — its product is MDKKNKNTSKLKTELPGISMEFSAKTRKGFIKKLQSEQFDILIIGGGITGAGIARDAALRGYRTALIEKDDFAAGTSSKSSKLIHGGIRYLQHMEFGLVHEALLERKTLMDIAPHLVHPIEVLFPVYKGSSVPAWMVKIGMLLYDGLSFSKRIGLHRLIPIGKNDKPERLLLKKGLEKLFMYYDSRADDTRLVMANIQSAALNSAITANYIKAVDVIQEDGQVKGLKVQDQLSGKKFEVNAHLVCNATGPWNDFVRGELFNDNKQRLRPTKGIHFVVRRKDLDIKRTMILSTIQDERPVFVIPWREFVILGTTDTYFEGDPDWVDISVDDVDYLLESYNHYFPKANLTKDKVLSVYSGLRPLTLEEGKSAGEVTREYQIFEGPQNFFNILGGKLTTYRTMAEEMVNRLGNALSDHLGILARNSKCTTDKLPLNGGDIKNYEQFESEWTEKLIRNGFEKDTAKNLIESYGENLSEALTIISSRKNGTDKIINNLPYLWGEIDYCCHYEMTLALDDFLMRRTHLFSLDPNQAQDVHLAVADRMAEILDWSGKEKKRQIENYKKKVEMVQSFRVGAVS
- a CDS encoding MerR family DNA-binding transcriptional regulator — protein: MENYITIKEAAKKLGVSKETLRRWDKTGKFNSIRHPINNYRVYKDEQLNSFVKDIAIQYEAEPINVKDNINPFFETSFGKLYNLDVVSFFKTLKDETIDLIIADPPYNIKKAEWDTFQSQKEYVDWSMIWIKEAHRVLKKNGTIYIFGFSEILADLKWSANHLFKGSKWLIWYYRNKANLGTDWGRSHESILHFRKSKNFIFNIDEVRIPYNQHTLKYPKRKQAETSQYNNGNGKKYIWEPNPKGAKPKDVFEIPTISNSAWEKTEHPTQKPIELIRKCVLSSSNPDSIIIDPFGGSGTTYAVAEAFQRNWLGTELDKKYCEITMDRLNDNEHINRISLVKDEYENIERRKKLRKLS